The genomic region AAAGATCAAGGTCCGCACGCAGGTCATTGCGACGGATGCCATTGCCCTCATCGTTGGTAAAAACAATACCGATAGTCTGATTACCATGCCGGAACTGAGCGGGCTGTTTCAGGGGACGATCACAAGCTGGTCCCAATTGAAAGGCAGCAACCAGTCCGGGCCGGTGGTGCTGGTGTTTGACAACAGCAATTCGAGCAACCTGAATTTCATGCTTCAGAAGTTCGGCGTGCAGGATGTCAGCAAACTCAGGCTCTATGCGGTTAACTCAAACCGGGCAGTTATCGATTACGTTCGAACCAATCCAACCGCACTTGGTTTTATTGGTGTAAACTGGATCAGCGATGGCGACGAACCGCTGACCCGCGAACTGTCGAAGGATCTGCGGGTGATGGGCGTCGCGACGAAGGCAGTTCCGTCGGCGATCAGTGAATATAAGCAGCCGTTCCAGGCCAACCTGGCTATGCAGGTTTATCCGTTGCGTAGAAAGGTCTATGTTCACAGCCGGGAAGTGCACTCAGGACTGGGTGGCGGACTGATGACGTATATCATGCGTGGCGAGGGAAGTCTGCTTATTGAAAAAAGCGGTTTGTGGCCTTCGGTGCCATACAATAGGCAAGTCATTCTTAATAAAAACTAAAAATTTTTGTTATTAAGGCAATTTTTTAGTTTTGTATTCTGTTTACCAATAAACCAATCAATAACCTATTTTTCAACCTGAATTGGCATGATTTTCAACAAGAAAGCTCTGTTAACAACGGTTGTTGCCGGGATGTTCGGCACCTTCCAGGCGGTGGCACAGGATGCACAGTCGGGCGTTAAGGACCTGGAGGCCGGACGGTACAATAAGGCTATTCAGACCTTTAACAGCCTCGCCAGCAGCGCTCCTTCAGCCGACAACTATTATTATCTCGGGTTAGCCAACCTGAAAGCCGGCAATGTGGATGCTGCCAAGCAAGCTTTTGACAAAGGAGCAGCAGCTGACGGCAAAAATCAGATGAACAATATTGGGTTGGCAATGGTCGCTCTGGCAAAGAAGGATGCGGCTACGGCAAAAAATCTGATCAATGGAGCCCTGAGCGCCACCAAGAACAAGAACCAGGACGTCCTGCTCCGCGCGGGTGAAGCCTACACGATGTTCGAGGAAGCCGCTGATCCGGCCGAAGCAATCCGTATTCTGGACATTGCGGACAAACTGGATAAGAAAAACCAGAACGCCGAAATCGAAATGGCGCTCGGTGACGCTTATATGGTGAAGAACGATGGCGGTAACGCCGTCAGCAAGTACGAAAATGCGCTGATGATTAGCCCAAACAGTGCGGAGGCTAACTATAAAATCGGTAAGATTTTCCTGCGGGGTAAAAACTACCCGAAAGCGCAGGAGTACTACGAAAAGGCAATCGCCGCTGATCCTGAGTTCGCTCCGACCTACGAAGATCTCGCAGAGGCTTTCTTTGGTTCACGGGCTTACAAAACGGCCGCTCGGAACATGGATACCTACATCCAGAAAAGCCAGACGACCGACGTAGACAAGCTGCTGCGTTCGGCCCAGTTCGACTTTCTGGCCGGTGACAACATGCGGGCGATCCAAAAGCTTGACGCGCTGAAAGGCAAAGTGAACAACCCCGTTATCAACCGGATCTACGGTTGGGCTTACAACAACATGGGTAAGTACAACGAGGCAATCCAGAGCCTGACGACGTTCATTCAGGAAGCTCCGAACAAAGTTATCGGAGACGACTATAAGTTTTTGGGACGCGCCTATGGCCAGCAGGGAACGCCGGAAGGAGACTCACTGCAGATCGTTTACCTGGAAAAGGCCGCTCCGCAGGATTCAACGGAAAACCTGTATCGCGAAATCGGGAAGACCTATTTCAACCAGAAGAAGTTTGACAAAGCGGCGGTGGCTTATCAGCAGGCGATCCAGTACGATACGGCCAAAGCAACGTCGAACGACTACTTCCAGCTGGGCTACTCGAACTACTTCGTGATGAACAAACTGCTGCGCGACATGAGCACGGCCGGTGCGGACACCACGGCGCTCAACCAGCAGAAGCAGCAGTACTACCAGGGCGCTGACATGGCGTTTGCCAAAGTGAACCAGATCTCCAAAGACTGGGCTCCGGGTTACTACTGGCGCGCACAGACGAACTACTTTGCCTATCCGCGTGAGCAGGCCCTGAATACGGGTGTTGCTGTGCCGCACTACGAGAAGTACCTCGAAGTAGCCAACACGGAGATCGCCGCGGATGCCGCCAAGAAGGAGCAGTACAAAAAGAACATGATGACGGCGTACAAGTTTCTGGCCCAGTATTACACCAGCAAAAACGACGCTGTCAAAGCCAGAGATTATCTGCAGAAAGCTTCCGAGCTTGACCCTGCCGATGTCGATGTTCAGAATGCACTGAATCCCAAAGCGGCCAAACCGGCTGCCCCGGCAGCTAAGCCTGCGGCTCCTAAAAAGCCCGCGGCAAAACCGACGAAATAAGGATGATTTCTGAATAAATGAGTAAGGGCTGCCAACGGTAGCCCTTATTTTTTGGTCCATAAAGAAACCTGTTGATAAATACTTACTAAATTCTTCATCTATTTAGGGTTAACAATCGTAATTTTGTACAAAATCCCGCATGTACACTTATTACCGTCTATGTTAAACCTTGTACTGTTTGGCCCACCGGGTGCTGGCAAAGGCACGCAAAGTGAAAAGTTAATTGACAAGTACCAGTTAGTCCATCTTTCGACCGGCGACCTGCTGCGTTCACAGATTGCCGCCCAGACAGAACTGGGATTACGGGCAAAGGCGTTGATGGATCAGGGCGTTCTGGTTCCCGACGAAGTTGTTATCGGTATGATTGACAGTAAATTACGGGAAAACCAGGCCGCGGCCGGATTCATCTTCGATGGGTTTCCCCGTACGGTTCGCCAGGCGGAAGCGCTGGACGATCTGCTGAGTCAGTACAACGAACAGATCACGGTGATGGTGGCGCTGGAAGTAGATCAGGAAGAACTGACCAAACGACTGCTACTGCGTGGACAGTCATCCGGCCGGCCGGACGACCAGAATGAAGAGCTGATCCGGCGGCGCGTATCGGAGTATAATGAAAAAACGACTCCGGTTGCAGGCTACTACCAACAGCAGGGAAAATACGTAGGAATCAACGGTATTGGGGATATCGAAGATATTTTTCAAACCATTAGTAACGAAATTGAAAAGCGACACTCCTGACAGGAGTCTGTGTGAGGAGCGGTTGTTTTGAGGAGTATGGGATCAAACTTTATTGACTACGTTAAGATCAATTGCCGATCGGGGGCCGGTGGAGCCGGTTCGATGCACTTCCGGCGGGAAAAACACGTTCCCAAAGGAGGCCCTGACGGTGGAGACGGTGGTCGGGGCGGGCATATCATTCTGAAAGGAAATGCACAGCTTTGGACCCTTTTGCATTTAAAATACCAGAAACACATCCGGGCGGAAAACGGAAAAGCCGGTGAAGGCGGCCGCCGCACGGGTGCCCAGGGAAGTGACGTCATTCTGGAGGTGCCTCTGGGGACCATTGCCAAAAATCCGGAAACGGGTGACCAGTTGGCCGAAGTAACCGAAGACGGACAGGAGATCATCCTGTTTAGCGGCGGTCGCGGCGGCCTGGGCAATGACCATTTCAAGAGTGCAACGCAGCAAACGCCCTACTATGCCCAGCCCGGCGAGCCCGGTCAGGAAGAGTGGGTGATTCTGGAACTGAAGCTGCTTGCCGATGTCGGGCTGGTAGGCTTTCCGAATGCGGGAAAGTCGACACTGCTGTCGGTAATGTCAGCGGCGCGCCCGGAGATTGCGGACTATCCGTTTACAACGCTGGTTCCCAATCTGGGGGTGGTTGCCTACCGTGATTTCAAGTCGTTCGTCATGGCGGACATTCCGGGAATTATTGAAGGGGCCTCGCAGGGCAAGGGCTTGGGACTCCGGTTTTTACGTCATATTGAACGGAACTCGGTTTTATTATTTCTGATTCCGGCTACCGCTGAGGATATCCGGGCCGAGTACAATACATTGCTAAACGAATTACATCAGTACAATCCTGAACTAATGGATAAACGCCGCTTGCTGGCGATATCCAAATGCGATTTGGTCGAAGAGACCGAATCCCTTAAAGACAATCTGCCGGCTGATCTGCCTGTGCTTTTCATTTCGGCAGTCCAGCAGCGTGGTATTCAGGAGTTGAAAGATCAGATTTGGCTAGCTTTGAACGAGTCGGCCTCAGTGATGGATTGATGTTTGGTTTTTTATCAGCAATGATCGGCGGCTAAGGCCATGAATACACACACACCGTTTATTTCTAAACTACTGTTATTGCTCCTCCTGCCAATGGCTGCATTGGCGCAGGTGAATATCACGTATCCAACCAGCCGGATGGTCTTCCAGCGGAATAATGCCAATCAGGCGACGTTCCGGGTTGGAGGATTTTACTCGGTCCCCGTAAACCGGGTGGAAGTGCGGGCCATCCCGTTGCAGGGAGGTTCGCCAACGGACTGGATGATTCTCCAGAACAACCCGCAGGGCGGTGCCTTTGCGGGGAACATAACGCTCAACGGCGGCTGGTACCAGCTCCAGATTCGGGGCGTTCAGGGCGAAAACGTCATCAACGGCCCGGCGGTCGATCGGGTTGGGGTCGGCGAAGTCTTTGTCATCGCCGGACAGTCCAACGCGCAGGGATTTGCCAACTATGGCGGCCCGGGCGCGTCGGACGACCGCGTAAACTGCGTCAATCATATCTACGGAACAGACCAGCCGGAAACCGAGCCGCCTTATCCGACCTTCTCGCATCTGGACGCCAATGCGTTCATTTCGCCCCGGGGCGAAGCGGCCTGGTGCTGGGGCTATCTGGGTGACCTCCTGGCTCGCCGTCTGAATGTTCCTATCCTGTTTTTTAACGCCGCCTGGACCGCTACCGGAATCAAAAGCTGGCGGGAAACCGCCGAAGGGCGGACCGGTTACAGCGTGTACGGCGGATTCTCCTACCCGCAGGGGCAACCCTACGGCAACCTGAAGCAGACTCTGCAGTTTTATGTCAATTCGGTGGGCGTCAGGGCTGTCCTGTGGCTTCAGGGGGAGAGTGATCACTACGCTAACATGTCGCAGGGGGAGTACGTGGACCACCTGCGGGTTCTAATTCAGAAGACCCGGGAGCATAGCGGAAAAAACCTCTCCTGGGTGGTTTGCCGCACTTCTTACGACGACACGCGCGGGAGCAGCCCGGCCATCCTGGAAGCACAAAACGAAATCATCCGCAGCGTTCCCAATGTATTTGAAGGGCCCAACACGGACCTGATTCAGATTCCGCGCTCAGACCCGAATTATTACCCGGGGGATGATGTCCACTTCCGCGGCGGTGGCCTGCTGACGCTCGGACAGGCCTGGTCCGATCAGCTGAACGATCGCTTCTTTCAGAACTCACAGCCCCACGGTCCGGCCGTCGGCCCCAACCTGTCGATTGGCTGCGCCGGCCTTAACACCCTGGCGCTCAATGTCAGCGGCACTTCGGGCAACCTGCGCTGGAACACGGGGTCAACGAACGCAACCCTGACCGCCGGTTCGGGTCGGTATTTCGCGACGATTCGGGATGGCAACGGTAACGTCACCTTCACCGCGCCCTACGAAGTTCCCGCCCGTCCGACGATCTCGCCAAGCGGTCCGACGACAATCTGCGAAGGACAGAACGTGACGCTGACCTCCAGCTACCCCAACAGCACCTGGAACGGCTCGACCTCAGGGCGCTCTATCACAACGGGACAGGCCGGGTCGTACGTAGCCAGCACGCGGGACGTGGCCGGATGCGAATTCGTCTCCGACCCGATTCAGGTGAGCGTCAATCCGCTGCCGCAGTCGCCCACCGCCCGGTCGCTGAACCCGACGCGCTTCTGCGACCGGCAGTTCACGACGCTGGAGGCTTCCGAAGGCTTCGCCTATACCTGGAACACGGGCGAACGCTCGCGCCAGATTCAGGTGCGCCGGCAGGGCGTTTATACGGTGAGCGTAACGGACCAGAACGGCTGTACCTCACCCCAATCCAATCCGGTCGAAGTCCGGGTTGACCCATTGCCGAGCCGTCCGGTGATCAGCGCCAGCGGCCCGACCACCTTCTGCGCCGACCAGAGTGTGACCCTGACGTCGTCGCCCGAAGATGGCTATATCTGGCGCAACGGCCTTACGGGGCGGACTGTTCTGGTTAACCAGTCGGGGGATTATGTCGTGCAGACCCGCAACACGTTTGGCTGTCTTTCGGACCCTTCCAACGTTATTTCGGTGCGCGTCAATCCGCTGCCACCCGCCCCCACGCTGACGGCCGGAGGCGCTACGACCTTCTGTGAAGGCGACCGCGTCACCCTGACCGCCAACAGCCCGTTCCAGGCCATCTGGTCGCGGGGCGATACCGCGCAAAGCATCGTGGCTACCAGCAGCGGCCGGTATGTGGCCCGCGTCCGGGACGGAAACGGTTGTCTGTCGCCCACTTCCTCGGCCATTACGGTGGATGTGAAGGCGGTGCCGAGCGTCCCGACAGTGGTGCAGGCGGGAACGTATACCCTTCAGGCTTCCGGATCACTGGCGGGCGATTATTACGAGTGGGAGCGGTCCAATCAGGTCATTCCGTTTAAGGGACAGGAGATCAAGGCGACCGTCGAAGGCGAGTACCGGGCCCGGGCATTTATCGTTTACGACAAAGGTCTTACCTGTTTCTCGGCCTTCTCGTCCTCGCGGATGTTCACACCTTTTCTGGAGAACGAAGGGCTTAGCGTTTATCCCAATCCCAGTATAGACAAACGAATCTCGGTAGAGACCTTCGATAATATCAAAAATGCAACCGTTACGCTTTATACCCTGAACGGACAGCTTGTGCTGACCGAGACGGTCGATGTATTCGACGAACGGAAATCGCTCAACCTGTCGATGCTTCCGCCGGGGCATTATATCCTGAATGTCCGGTCGGCAGAATTCAAAGGTTCCAAGCGCCTCATGATCGGTATGTAACC from Tellurirhabdus rosea harbors:
- a CDS encoding PstS family phosphate ABC transporter substrate-binding protein, producing the protein MKKNWKSRLAALGLAALSACSPQPKDNPIQGRVTIAADESLQPVIESIRRAYEGIYPDTKFDTLYRPEQQAVAAMLRDSARLVFATRELNASEVAVLAKEKIKVRTQVIATDAIALIVGKNNTDSLITMPELSGLFQGTITSWSQLKGSNQSGPVVLVFDNSNSSNLNFMLQKFGVQDVSKLRLYAVNSNRAVIDYVRTNPTALGFIGVNWISDGDEPLTRELSKDLRVMGVATKAVPSAISEYKQPFQANLAMQVYPLRRKVYVHSREVHSGLGGGLMTYIMRGEGSLLIEKSGLWPSVPYNRQVILNKN
- a CDS encoding tetratricopeptide repeat protein, whose protein sequence is MIFNKKALLTTVVAGMFGTFQAVAQDAQSGVKDLEAGRYNKAIQTFNSLASSAPSADNYYYLGLANLKAGNVDAAKQAFDKGAAADGKNQMNNIGLAMVALAKKDAATAKNLINGALSATKNKNQDVLLRAGEAYTMFEEAADPAEAIRILDIADKLDKKNQNAEIEMALGDAYMVKNDGGNAVSKYENALMISPNSAEANYKIGKIFLRGKNYPKAQEYYEKAIAADPEFAPTYEDLAEAFFGSRAYKTAARNMDTYIQKSQTTDVDKLLRSAQFDFLAGDNMRAIQKLDALKGKVNNPVINRIYGWAYNNMGKYNEAIQSLTTFIQEAPNKVIGDDYKFLGRAYGQQGTPEGDSLQIVYLEKAAPQDSTENLYREIGKTYFNQKKFDKAAVAYQQAIQYDTAKATSNDYFQLGYSNYFVMNKLLRDMSTAGADTTALNQQKQQYYQGADMAFAKVNQISKDWAPGYYWRAQTNYFAYPREQALNTGVAVPHYEKYLEVANTEIAADAAKKEQYKKNMMTAYKFLAQYYTSKNDAVKARDYLQKASELDPADVDVQNALNPKAAKPAAPAAKPAAPKKPAAKPTK
- a CDS encoding adenylate kinase → MLNLVLFGPPGAGKGTQSEKLIDKYQLVHLSTGDLLRSQIAAQTELGLRAKALMDQGVLVPDEVVIGMIDSKLRENQAAAGFIFDGFPRTVRQAEALDDLLSQYNEQITVMVALEVDQEELTKRLLLRGQSSGRPDDQNEELIRRRVSEYNEKTTPVAGYYQQQGKYVGINGIGDIEDIFQTISNEIEKRHS
- the obgE gene encoding GTPase ObgE, coding for MGSNFIDYVKINCRSGAGGAGSMHFRREKHVPKGGPDGGDGGRGGHIILKGNAQLWTLLHLKYQKHIRAENGKAGEGGRRTGAQGSDVILEVPLGTIAKNPETGDQLAEVTEDGQEIILFSGGRGGLGNDHFKSATQQTPYYAQPGEPGQEEWVILELKLLADVGLVGFPNAGKSTLLSVMSAARPEIADYPFTTLVPNLGVVAYRDFKSFVMADIPGIIEGASQGKGLGLRFLRHIERNSVLLFLIPATAEDIRAEYNTLLNELHQYNPELMDKRRLLAISKCDLVEETESLKDNLPADLPVLFISAVQQRGIQELKDQIWLALNESASVMD
- a CDS encoding T9SS type A sorting domain-containing protein produces the protein MAALAQVNITYPTSRMVFQRNNANQATFRVGGFYSVPVNRVEVRAIPLQGGSPTDWMILQNNPQGGAFAGNITLNGGWYQLQIRGVQGENVINGPAVDRVGVGEVFVIAGQSNAQGFANYGGPGASDDRVNCVNHIYGTDQPETEPPYPTFSHLDANAFISPRGEAAWCWGYLGDLLARRLNVPILFFNAAWTATGIKSWRETAEGRTGYSVYGGFSYPQGQPYGNLKQTLQFYVNSVGVRAVLWLQGESDHYANMSQGEYVDHLRVLIQKTREHSGKNLSWVVCRTSYDDTRGSSPAILEAQNEIIRSVPNVFEGPNTDLIQIPRSDPNYYPGDDVHFRGGGLLTLGQAWSDQLNDRFFQNSQPHGPAVGPNLSIGCAGLNTLALNVSGTSGNLRWNTGSTNATLTAGSGRYFATIRDGNGNVTFTAPYEVPARPTISPSGPTTICEGQNVTLTSSYPNSTWNGSTSGRSITTGQAGSYVASTRDVAGCEFVSDPIQVSVNPLPQSPTARSLNPTRFCDRQFTTLEASEGFAYTWNTGERSRQIQVRRQGVYTVSVTDQNGCTSPQSNPVEVRVDPLPSRPVISASGPTTFCADQSVTLTSSPEDGYIWRNGLTGRTVLVNQSGDYVVQTRNTFGCLSDPSNVISVRVNPLPPAPTLTAGGATTFCEGDRVTLTANSPFQAIWSRGDTAQSIVATSSGRYVARVRDGNGCLSPTSSAITVDVKAVPSVPTVVQAGTYTLQASGSLAGDYYEWERSNQVIPFKGQEIKATVEGEYRARAFIVYDKGLTCFSAFSSSRMFTPFLENEGLSVYPNPSIDKRISVETFDNIKNATVTLYTLNGQLVLTETVDVFDERKSLNLSMLPPGHYILNVRSAEFKGSKRLMIGM